The region CGGGATGTACTCCCGCGGGATGCGGCCACCGGTGACCCCGTTGACGAACTCGTAGAGGGCGCCGTCTTCCTTCTTCTCCAGCGGCTCCAGGTCGATCAGGACCTTGGCGAACTGGCCGGAACCACCGGTCTGCTTCTTGTGCGTGTAGGAGTACTTCTCCACCTTGCGGCGGATCGTCTCCCGGTACGCGACCTGGGGCTTGCCGATGTTCGCCTCGACCTTGAACTCGCGGCGCATGCGGTCCACCAGGATGTCCAGGTGGAGCTCGCCCATGCCGGCGATGATGGTCTGGCCCGTCTCCTGGTCGAGGTTGACCCGGAACGTCGGGTCCTCCTCGGCCAGCTTCTGGATCGCGGTGCCCAGCTTCTCCTGGTCCGCCTTGGTCTTCGGCTCGATCGCCACCTGGATGACCGGCTCCGGGAACGTCATCGACTCCAGCACGATGGGGTGCTGGGGGTCGCAGAGCGTCTCACCGGTGGTCGTGTCCTTCAGGCCGATCACGGCGTAGATGTGGCCCGCGATGGCCTCGTCGACCGGGTTCTCCTTGTTGGCGTGCATCTGGAAGATCTTCCCGATGCGCTCCTTGCGGTCCTTGGTCGAGTTGATGACCTGGGAGCTCGCCGCGACCCGACCCGAGTACACCCGGATGTAGGTCAGCTTGCCGAAGAACGGGTGCGACGCGATCTTGAACGCCAGGGCCGCGAACGGCTCCTCGACGGAGGGCTTGCGGAAGGCCGGCGTCTCGCCGTCCTGCAGCGTGCCCTCGACCGGCGGGAGGTCGAGCGGGGCCGGCAGGTAGTCGATGACCGCGTCGAGCATGGGCTGGACGCCCTTGTTCTTGAACGCGGAACCGCACAGCACCGGGTAGGCGCTGCGGTTCTTCACGATCGCGCGGATGCCGGTCTTGATCTGCTCCGTGGTCAGCTCTTCGCCGCCCAGGTAGAGCTCCATCAGGGCGTCGTCGGTCTCCGCGACGGCCTCGACCAGCTGCTCGCGGAACTCCTGCGCCTTGTCGACGAGGTCGGCCGGGATGTCCTCGACCGTGTAGTCCTCACCCTTCTGGACCTCACCGCGCCAGGTCAGCGCGCGCATCTCGACCAGGTCGACCACGCCGATGAAGTCGCTCTCCGCTCCGATCGGGATCTGGATCGGCAGCGGCTTCGCGCCCAGGCGCTCCTGGATGGTGCGCACGGTGAAGTAGAAGTCGGCGCCCAGCTTGTCCATCTTGTTGACGAAGCAGATGCGCGGGACGTCGTACTTGGTGGCCTGCCGCCAGACCTGCTCGGACTGCGGCTCGACACCTTCCTTGCCGTCGAACACCGCGACCGCGCCGTCGAGCACGCGGAGGTTGCGCTCCACCTCGACGGTGAAGTCCACGTGACCGGGCGTGTCGATGATGTTGATCTGGTGGTTCTTCCAGAAGCAGGTCGTCGCGGCCGACGTGATCGTGATGCCGCGCTCCTGCTCCTGCTCCATCCAGTCCATCACGGCCGCGCCGTCGTGGACCTCGCCGATCTTGTAGCTGATCCCGGTGTAGAACAGGATCCGCTCGGTCGTCGTGGTCTTGCCCGCGTCGATGTGGGCCATGATCCCGATGTTGCGGACCTTGGCCAGGTCGGTGAGCACATCCTGTGCCACGGGTGTTTCCCCTGTCTTGAGCTCGCAGGCTCACTAGGGCCGGGAGAGCCCGGCGGGCGGTTCGCAAGTGGATCTTCCGGACGCCCGCCGGGCGTCACATCACCAGCGGTAGTGGGCGAAGGCCTTGTTCGACTCGGCCATCTTGTGGGTGTCCTCGCGGCGCTTGACGCTCGCGCCCAGGCCGTTGCTCGCGTCGAGCAGCTCGTTCATCAGGCGCTCGACCATGGTCTTCTCGCGGCGCTGCCGGGAGTAGGTGATCAGCCAGCGCAGCGCCAGCGTGGTCGAGCGACCGGGCTTGACCTCGATCGGCACCTGGTAGGTCGCACCACCGACGCGGCGGCTCTTGACCTCCAGGGCGGGCTTGACGTTGTCGAGCGCGCGCTTGAGCGTCACCACGGGGTCGGTGCCGTTCTTGTCGCGGGCGCCTTCGAGGGCGCGGTACACGATCCGCTCGGCCACGGAGCGCTTGCCGTCGACCAGCACCTTGTTGATGAGCTGCGTCACCAGCGGAGAGCTGTAGACCGGGTCGGTGATCAACGGCCGCTTCGGGGCCGGTCCCTTGCGGGGCATCAGCTCTTCTCCTTCTTCGCGCCGTAACGGCTACGGGCCTGCTTGCGGTTCTTCACGCCCTGCGTGTCGAGGGAACCGCGGATGATCTTGTACCGGACGCCGGGGAGGTCCTTCACACGACCGCCGCGCACGAGCACCATCGAGTGCTCCTGGAGGTTGTGACCCTCACCCGGGATGTAGGCCGTGACCTCGATGCCGCTGGTCAGCTTCACGCGAGCGACCTTGCGGAGCGCCGAGTTGGGCTTCTTGGGCGTGGTCGTGTAGACGCGGGTGCACACACCGCGCCGCTGCGGGCTGCCCTTGAGCGCCGCGGTCTTCTGCTTCGCGACCTTGTCCTGCCGGCCCTTTCGGACCAACTGCTGGATCGTTGGCATTCGCCGACTGCTTCTTCCGTTCGAGTGCCCGCCGCCTTGCCGACGTCGAGCACTGGTTACCTGGTCCCTCTCTGCACCCGAGGTCGGGCGTGTCGCGCCCGTAGACCTCAGGTCCGCAGGCAACATCCCAGGATGCCCCTACGAGTGGAGGTCACCGCGGCCGGCTGTCCAGCACCACTGGCGCGTAGGCACGCGGAGCGGCCCGACATGGGTCGGGCACGAGTACCAAAGATACCCCGGCCGGTTCCCACTGGTCAAAACGGGGGGTCGCACGACCCGACCGGACCCGCGCGGGTACCCGGCGGTTCACCTGCCGTTTCCTTCCAACACCGTCGACCTGCGCGGAATTCCCCGCCGGGGACCACCTCCGGCCCGGTTCCGGGCGGCGGTCACACTGGTGCGCGTGGACCCCGTCACGCCCGGCCCCGACCCGCTGCGCCGCCGCAAGGTGGCGACCGTCCTGGTGATCGCCTCGGTGGTGGTGCTGGTCCTCGGCGCGGGCGTGGTGTTCGTGCTCGGCCGGACGTCGAACCCGGCGGCGGGCGACTGCGTGGTCACCTCCGGCGGACCGTCGAACGCGATGGCGGTGCGGAAGATCGACTGCGGCGCGCCCGAGGCGACCTACCGGGTGTCGTCCGGCCCGTGCCCGGAGGGCGACCACCTGACCGCCGGGGACCTCTGCCTGGCGCTGGACGTGGCGCCCGGCGACTGCCTCAAACCCGTTGAGTACCAGGGTGTTTCGGCGTTCCACAGGTGGCCGTGCGACCAGGCCGACGTGCGGCGGGTGACCCGGGTCGCCGACACGGCCGACCGCGGCGGCTGCGACGGCGGGCCGGCCCACGTCTACGCCACTCCCCCGCGAACCGTGTGCCTCGACCGGTGAGCCGTGCACGCGATTGGACCCGCGAGCCGCGCGTGTGTGGACGGGTGAGCCGCGCGTGAACGGACGGGCCATTTGTGCGCACGCTTGGACCTGCGGGCCGCGCGTGCATGTCGGACCGGCGAGCCGGGCGTGCTGGGGCAGGTGAGCCGTGCGCGTACTGGGCCGGTGGGGCGGGAGCACACTGATCGGGTGAACTCGGATCTCGTCGCGGGCATGGCCGCGCTGGTCGCGGCGGACGTACCGGCCGAAGTGCTCGCGGTGCGCGGGGACGTCGTGGTGGTGCGGGTGGGCGACGTGGTGCTGAAGGCCCACGAGCGCGGCACCGACCGCGCGGTGCTCGCCGCCCGGCTCCGGGTTGCCGGCGACCCACGTCTGGGTGAACTCCTGCTGGCACCCGCCGGTCCGCCGGCGGAGGTGCTGGGGCGGGTGGTCACGGCGTGGCCGCTGGGCGTTCCGGTGCCGCAGGACGTCGACGCGCTGCCGCTGGAGGCCGCCGGGCGGCTGCTGGCCGACCTGCACCGGTTCGGGCGGGCGGACTTCGCCGGGCCGGTACCGCCCGCCGGCGCGCGCCCCCGGATGGAGCGGGCGGTGCACGACCTGCCGGCCGGTCCCCGGTCGGCGGTGGTGCGGCAGGCGTTCGACACGCTCGTGCCGGTGCTCGGGGACGCCGACGGCGACACCCTCATCCACGGCGACTGGCACCTCGGCCAGCTGGTCGAGCACGGCGGCTGGCGGCTGATCGACGTGGACGATCTGGGGCTGGGCGACCCGGCGTGGGACCTGGCCCGGCCCGCCGCGCTGTTCGCCGCCGGCGTGCTGGACCCGGAGTCGTGGAGCCGCCTGCTGGACGCCTACCTCGACGCCGGCGGGACGGCCGTCGAGCGCGCCGACCCGTGGGCCCGGCTGGAGGTGCCGGCGCGGGCGCTGGTGGTGCAGATGGCAGCGCGTGCGCTCTCGGCTGCGGAGCGCGACGACAAACCGCTCACCGAGGCACAAGAGGCACTGCTCGACGCCTGTGCTCGGATCGTGTCGGAACACGAACCCATTCCGCGCGGCTAATATCGCGCGTATCGCACCGAGAGCAGGAGGCTCACACGATGCAGTGTCCCAAGTGTCATGCGAACATGCGCACCTTCGACCGCATGGGTGTACACATCGAGCAGTGCGACGGCTGCCGCGGCGTCTTCCTGGACTACGGCGAGCTGGAGGCCATCACCCGGTTGGAGACCCAGATGGCCGCGCCGCCGCCCCCGCCGCCCGTCGCGCCGGCTCCCGCCCAGGTGCACTACGTGCAGCCGGTGCAGCAGCCGGGCTGGGGCGCGCAGCCGCACTACGGCCACGGTTACGGCCACCGCAAGCACCGCGGTCTCGGCGGGCTGTTCTTCTCGTCCTGAGCCGGCCCGCGATCTGATCCGGTCCGCGCTGTGCGTCGGTCCGTGATTTGAGTCGGTCGTCGAGCCGGTCCCGGCAGGGCCGGGCCCGGTTTCGCCGACCCCGCCGCGGCCGCCGTGGTGCGGTCCCGGCGCGCCGACTGTTGCGACTACCGAAAAACTGGGTGATACTCGGTAGTGACTGAGGGAGGTCGCCATGTCGGTCGCGACGGAGGCCGCGCTGATCCGGGATCTCTTCGACCAGATCGAGGAGATCGAGGAGGTCGCCTCCAGCCTGTCGGAGGACGACGAACGGCGGCACAAGCTCGACGGCGTGGTGGCGCGCGCGCTGCGCAAAGCCCCGCCGGTCCGGCCCGTGGTGGCCGGTGAACTGCTCGACCTGACCGAGAAGACGGTCAAGGCGTGGGCCCGGGAAGGCGTGCTGGCGATCCACAGCCGGGAACCCAGGATGCTCCTGGACACCGTGCGGCTGCACGAGGTGCTGCACCTGGTGGCGGAGCTGCGCCGGGCCGGCCGCACCCGCGGCCTGCTGGACGAGGTGCACCGCCGGTTGAGCGACCGGGCCCTGCTCGACCGCGAGGACCTGGCGACGAGCCTGGCGCAGTTGCGCCGGGGCGAAGGACGGGTAGTCCGCTCAGCTTGATCACCGTCGTGGAGACGCCGCTGGCCGGCGTCCAGTCCGCCCACCTGCGCGGCCCCGCCCGCCAGGCGTACGACCGCTTCCTGGACGAACTCGCGCACAGCGGCTGCGCCGCGCTCGGCTACCGGGTGACCGGGCCGGAGCCGCTGCCCCGCCTGTGCGTGAAGCACCTGCGCGGCACGGACCGGGTGATCGTGGCGTTCCCGGACCCGGCGACGGCCTGGGTGCTGCTGGTCGGCACGCACGAGGACGACCCGGGCCGCAACCTGTACGACGCGCTGTACGAGCTGGCGGGCGTCCGGCCCCGGCTCAACGAGCGCCGCACCAAGCCGCCGTGCTGCGCGGACGGCACTCCCCCGGCGGCCGACGCCGACCTGGTGGACGAACTCGTGGCCAGGGCCCGCGCGTTGGCGAAGTCCCGCCGGAGGCCGTGACCCGACGCCCGGTCCGGCTGTGGACCGGGCGCGTCGGATGCCTGGCCGGGTTGCCGGATGCGGGGCCGGGCTCACGGGTGCGTGGCAGGGCTCGTGGGTGCGGAAGCCGGGGCTGGTTCGGCCGTTTCCGGCTGACGGCGGTTCGTGGTGGTGCGGCGGGGGTGGAAAAGCCCCCGCCGCACGGTCGGACGGTCAGCCCGTGACGGCCAGGTGGCCTTCCACAGCGGTCGGGCGCGGTGCCTTGCCCGGGGCGGAGGCGGCGGAGGAGGCCGGGCCGGTGGTGACCGCGCCGGCGGGGCCGGTCGGGCCGGCCGGTGCGGTCGTGGTCGGCTCGGCCCGGCCGACGACCTTGGCGCAGGTCGCGGACGCGATGTCGATCTTCTGCAACCCGGCGACCTCGACCGCGATCCCCACCACGGTGAGCGTCCCGTCGGCGGCCCGGGTCTGCTTGTTGAGCACCACGGACGCCACGCCGGGCACGGTGATCCCGGTGTTCGCCGGGGGCTGGACCTGTAGCGGCACCGCGCCCGCCTTCGCGCCGGCGAGCACCACCGAGCCCTCGCCGTCCACGCAGGACGCGCTGACGGCCTCGGCGGTCACGGCGCTGACGCCGCCGGGGAGCTTGAGCAGTCCCAGCTGCGCCACGAGGTCCGCGACGCTCGCCCGTGCTCTGCCCTTGTCCGCCTCGGAGTTGAGGACCCCGGTGGACAGGACCGGCGCGGTGGCGTCCGGGAGCCGGGTCGACGACGCGGACGTCTGCCGGAAGCCGTTGCGGCTGTCCAGTGCCGCCTGCGGCTCGACGGCGAGCGCGCCGACGGCGGACAGCGCGAAGGCGGAGCTCACGCCGGAGGCCGCCGGGGCGGCGACCGCCGCACCGGAGGTGACCAGCGCCAGCGCGGCGGCGGTGAGGACGGTCAGGATCTTCTTACCGGACAAGGCAGTGCCTTTCTGGGTCATTTGACGATCACCACGGTCCCCAGCGGGAGGGTCAGCAGCAGGTCGAGGGCGTCGTCGGGTACGCGGATGCAGCCGTCGCTGGTCGCGGTGCCGAACGGGCTGGCGTCCGGCCAGCCGTGCAGCGCGACCGTGCCAGGCCCGCCGCCGAACGTCTCGTGGCTCTCGGAGTGGGCACCGAGCGGGAGGATGTGCGGGCTGAAGGTCGTCACCGTCTCCTTGATCGAAGCCAGGAGGTAGGTCCGACCGGTCGGGGTCGGGTACTCGGGCTTGCCGGTGCCGACCGTCCAGGCCGAGAGCGGCTTGCCCTTCTCGGACACCTCCAGCCGGAACGCGGCCAGGTCGACGGTGACCAGGAAGTCGTTCTCGGCGCGCTCGAAATCACCGGAACCGGTGAACACCCAGCCGCTGGAGCGGTTGGGGCGGGACGGCAGCAGCACCTGCGACCACCCGTCCTGGCGGGCGATCTCGGGTACCCAGGTGGGTGAACCGAGCTGGGTGCCGGGCAGCCGGGCGACGGCCTTCCCGTCGGGCCGGTCGTAGACGGGCACGGCCTTGTCCGGCCGCAGCACCTGGCCCGCGGTCGGCGACGTCCCGTCGTCCCGGGGCAGGGCGTCGATCTTGGCGAAGGTCGTGGCTTCCGGCAGCGTCTCGAAGGACTGCACGTCGACCGCGGCCGGCGTGGGCCGGGGCGGTGGATCCGGGGCGGCGGCGCAGGACGTGACGGCGAGCGCCGAGACGGCTGCGAGCAGCAGCGAACGCAACATTCGTGGGTGCCGATCAGGTCGAGGGCAAGGGGCGGCGGAGGTGCCCGGACACGGCCTGCGATCGGCCGGACGGCACAGGGTCACGCCTGACGGGGAAGCTATCCACTTCCGAGAATCACTCGCAAGCGGCCCAACGCCATGCCACCTGAATGCCACAGCGCAGTACCCCACCGGTTGTAATTTGCGCCATGACCGCTACTAGAGGTAACCGACAGCTACGCAGTGCTATAGCTCGGCCGGTATCCCCCGGCCGGGGATGGGGCGTGGCGGAGGCTGGGTTGGAGCCGCCTCCGCAACACCGGCGACCGCGCGATCAGCCCGTCCGGGTAGGTGGTCACACGGGAGTCGGACGCGGTGCCTTGCCCGTGGTCGGTCTGCGGCCCAGTGCGGAAGAAAGAAGAACGGCCCCCGGAGCGGAAGGCTCCGGGGGCCGTTCTGAGGGGACTGCGGTCAGCGGTAGTCGCGGCCGAAGTCGTAGTCGTCCAGCGGAACGGCAGCGCCGGTCCCGGTGCCGAAGACGTCCGGCGTGTAGTAGCCGTCGTCGTAGGACGGGATGGCGTACGCCGCCGCGCGGGCTTCCTCGGTCGGCTGAACCTGGATGTTGCGGTACCGGTTGATGCCGGTG is a window of Saccharothrix espanaensis DSM 44229 DNA encoding:
- the fusA gene encoding elongation factor G, with translation MAQDVLTDLAKVRNIGIMAHIDAGKTTTTERILFYTGISYKIGEVHDGAAVMDWMEQEQERGITITSAATTCFWKNHQINIIDTPGHVDFTVEVERNLRVLDGAVAVFDGKEGVEPQSEQVWRQATKYDVPRICFVNKMDKLGADFYFTVRTIQERLGAKPLPIQIPIGAESDFIGVVDLVEMRALTWRGEVQKGEDYTVEDIPADLVDKAQEFREQLVEAVAETDDALMELYLGGEELTTEQIKTGIRAIVKNRSAYPVLCGSAFKNKGVQPMLDAVIDYLPAPLDLPPVEGTLQDGETPAFRKPSVEEPFAALAFKIASHPFFGKLTYIRVYSGRVAASSQVINSTKDRKERIGKIFQMHANKENPVDEAIAGHIYAVIGLKDTTTGETLCDPQHPIVLESMTFPEPVIQVAIEPKTKADQEKLGTAIQKLAEEDPTFRVNLDQETGQTIIAGMGELHLDILVDRMRREFKVEANIGKPQVAYRETIRRKVEKYSYTHKKQTGGSGQFAKVLIDLEPLEKKEDGALYEFVNGVTGGRIPREYIPSVDAGAQDAMQYGVLAGYPLVGVKLTLLDGAYHEVDSSEMAFKIAGSMALKEAARQASPAILEPLMAVEVTTPEDYMGDVIGDLNSRRGQIQAMEERSGARVVKALVPLSEMFGYVGDLRSRTQGRANYSMTFDSYAEVPANVAKEIIAKATGE
- the rpsG gene encoding 30S ribosomal protein S7 yields the protein MPRKGPAPKRPLITDPVYSSPLVTQLINKVLVDGKRSVAERIVYRALEGARDKNGTDPVVTLKRALDNVKPALEVKSRRVGGATYQVPIEVKPGRSTTLALRWLITYSRQRREKTMVERLMNELLDASNGLGASVKRREDTHKMAESNKAFAHYRW
- the rpsL gene encoding 30S ribosomal protein S12 — translated: MPTIQQLVRKGRQDKVAKQKTAALKGSPQRRGVCTRVYTTTPKKPNSALRKVARVKLTSGIEVTAYIPGEGHNLQEHSMVLVRGGRVKDLPGVRYKIIRGSLDTQGVKNRKQARSRYGAKKEKS
- a CDS encoding LppU/SCO3897 family protein — its product is MDPVTPGPDPLRRRKVATVLVIASVVVLVLGAGVVFVLGRTSNPAAGDCVVTSGGPSNAMAVRKIDCGAPEATYRVSSGPCPEGDHLTAGDLCLALDVAPGDCLKPVEYQGVSAFHRWPCDQADVRRVTRVADTADRGGCDGGPAHVYATPPRTVCLDR
- a CDS encoding aminoglycoside phosphotransferase family protein, with amino-acid sequence MNSDLVAGMAALVAADVPAEVLAVRGDVVVVRVGDVVLKAHERGTDRAVLAARLRVAGDPRLGELLLAPAGPPAEVLGRVVTAWPLGVPVPQDVDALPLEAAGRLLADLHRFGRADFAGPVPPAGARPRMERAVHDLPAGPRSAVVRQAFDTLVPVLGDADGDTLIHGDWHLGQLVEHGGWRLIDVDDLGLGDPAWDLARPAALFAAGVLDPESWSRLLDAYLDAGGTAVERADPWARLEVPARALVVQMAARALSAAERDDKPLTEAQEALLDACARIVSEHEPIPRG
- a CDS encoding TFIIB-type zinc ribbon-containing protein, whose product is MQCPKCHANMRTFDRMGVHIEQCDGCRGVFLDYGELEAITRLETQMAAPPPPPPVAPAPAQVHYVQPVQQPGWGAQPHYGHGYGHRKHRGLGGLFFSS
- a CDS encoding choice-of-anchor P family protein translates to MTQKGTALSGKKILTVLTAAALALVTSGAAVAAPAASGVSSAFALSAVGALAVEPQAALDSRNGFRQTSASSTRLPDATAPVLSTGVLNSEADKGRARASVADLVAQLGLLKLPGGVSAVTAEAVSASCVDGEGSVVLAGAKAGAVPLQVQPPANTGITVPGVASVVLNKQTRAADGTLTVVGIAVEVAGLQKIDIASATCAKVVGRAEPTTTAPAGPTGPAGAVTTGPASSAASAPGKAPRPTAVEGHLAVTG
- a CDS encoding L,D-transpeptidase, encoding MLRSLLLAAVSALAVTSCAAAPDPPPRPTPAAVDVQSFETLPEATTFAKIDALPRDDGTSPTAGQVLRPDKAVPVYDRPDGKAVARLPGTQLGSPTWVPEIARQDGWSQVLLPSRPNRSSGWVFTGSGDFERAENDFLVTVDLAAFRLEVSEKGKPLSAWTVGTGKPEYPTPTGRTYLLASIKETVTTFSPHILPLGAHSESHETFGGGPGTVALHGWPDASPFGTATSDGCIRVPDDALDLLLTLPLGTVVIVK